The DNA region ACAGGGGCTATGACCCCAGACCTTATCTTCCGGCACTCTCGGGCTATCTGGTGGGAAGTGCGGAGATCTCTGACCGTTTTATGCACGATTACCGCAAAACACTGGGCGATTGTATGGCAGATGAGCATTACAGGCATTTTGCCGACCTGTGCCATAAAGAAAATATGCTGGTGCAGAACGAATCGGCAGGCCCAAGTCGTTCCGGTACCATTTCCATCGATGGCCTGAAAAATCTTGGGCGCAGCGATTTCCCTATGGGTGAGTTCTGGCTGGGGAATAACCATGAGGATGAAAGCACCATCGCACCCGACAAACCTTATGGCGTGTCGAGACTGGACTATGGCCAGAACAAAGTATGCAAAATGGTGGCCTCTGCTGCCCACCTTTACGGAAAAAAAACAGCTTCGGCCGAAGCTTTTACCAGCATGCGGCACTGGCTGGACTATCCCGGGTCTTTAAAACAAGCCTTAGATCGCGCCTTTTGTGAAGGCATCAACCGAATTGCCATACACACCTCAACCGCAACGCGGCCGGAAGACGGAAAGCCCGGCTACGAATATGGCGCGGGTACGCATTTTAACCCCAATGTAACCTGGTGGAACAAATCGGGGCCATTTTTTGATTACGTAGCCAGGTCGCAATACCTGCTGCGTGCGGGCAGTTTTGTAGCCGATGTGCTGTATTACAACGGCGACGGGGTACCCAATCTGGTTGCCCAGAAACATGTGGACCCGCAACTGGGAAAAGGCTATGATTATGATGTGTGCAATGAAGAGGTCTTATTGACACGCTTAACTGTTAAGAACGGGAAAATAACCCTGCCAGATGGCATGAGCTACCGTATCCTGGTCTTACCCGAAAGCACAAGGATGCCTTTGGCCGTACTCCAGAAAATCAGCAGCCTGGTGAAAGCAGGAGCTACGATTGCAGGACCTAAACCCCTCAGCGATTCCGGCCTTAAAAATTACCCCGATTGTGATGTGGAACTGAGGAGCCTGGCCAAAGCACTCTGGGGCAATGCCGGAGAAAAACTGCGCATCCATACCTATGGAAAAGGGCGGGTCTTTGATAAAGAACCGATCCGTAACATATTGCTGAATGACGGGATCAAGCCGGATTTCGAATGCAGTGCTGATGCAGCCATAGATTTTATTCACCGCAGCACGCCAGAGGCCGAAATTTATTTTGTTACCAATAAGCACGGGCAGCCTGTGCTTACCGATTGCAGCTTTAGAATTAAAAACCGTTTGCCCGAAATCTGGGACCCGGTAAAAGGTAGCATCAGCCGACAGGTTGATTTTAAAATAACAGATGGCAGGATCCGGTTACCTTTAAAATTTGAGGCTTTTCAATCCTGGTTCATTGTATTTCCAAAAAGCAGTACCGGTACCCAGGCAAAAAAAGCCACGCACAATTATCGGGAACTGAAACCTGTTCAGGAAATATCCGGCCCATGGCAGGTTCAGTTTGATACCCGCTGGGGCGGACCGGAGAGCATTACTTTCGAGAATTTGCAGGATTGGAGCCTGCACAGTGATAACAGGATCAAATATTTTTCGGGAACAGCGGTTTATACCAAACAATTTGAGTTTGCCCTGGAACCTAAAGCAGCCGGCCCTGTTTATCTGGACCTGGGTACCGTAAAAAACATAGCTGAGGTTAGCCTGAACGGCAGGAACCTGGGCATAATCTGGACCGCACCCTGGCAGGTAGACATCAGCTCTGCTTTGAAGAAAGGAAAGAACGAGCTGAAAATAGAAGTGGTCAATTTATGGCCTAACCGCCTGATCGGGGATGCTGCATTGCCCAAAGAACAGCGGCTTACCAATACGAACATCAGCTTTAAAAAGGACGATAAATTGCTGGCATCTGGTTTATTGGGGCCGGTTGTGCTTAAAAAGTAAAAACAATAGCAGGATGGCATGACAGTACATGACAGAAGTTTAGGCGAATCGGGGTACTTTAGTAAAACCAAATTTAAATCCTAAACTATGCAGGTCCTACTAGGCGTTATCTTTCACTTCATCGGCGGTTTTGCCTCCGGTAGTTTTTACATCCCTTTTAAAAAAGTTAAAGGCTGGGCCTGGGAAACCTACTGGATTGTTGGGGGGCTGTTCTCCTGGCTCATTGTACCCCCGCTAGCGGCTTACCTTACCATTCCGGGCTTCATGGACATTATTGCCCAAACCAATGGCAAGATATTGCTGCTTACCTATTTCTTTGGTGTATTGTGGGGCATAGGCGGGCTTACCTATGGTTTAGGCGTGCGTTACCTGGGCATTTCGCTGGGCAGTACCATTATACTGGGGCTTTGCTCTGTATTTGGGGCTTTGATTCCATCTTTATATTACGACTTTAACCCTGTAGCCGGAAAAGACAGCCTGTCGGATATGGCCGGCGCACAATGGGGACAGATGGTGTTGTTTGGTTTGCTGGTCTGCGTAATCGGCATTGTGGTATGCGGACTCGCAGGAAGTATGAAAGAAAAGGATCTTGTGGCCTCTGGTAAGGCAGATCCCTCGAACAAGGAATATAAGCTGGGCATAGGCCTTATTGTTTCCATCGTGTCTGGTGTACTGAGTGCTTGTTTCGCCTTTGGCATTGATGCCGGAAAAGACATGGCCCAGCATGCCAATGAAGCCTGGAAGGTACTCAATCCCGGACAGGGCGAATTCCTTTTTCAGAACAACGTAACCTATGTGGTGATTTTATGGGGAGGTTTAACCACCAATCTTTTCTGGTGTATGCTGCTGAATGCGCGCAACAAAACTTTTGGTGACTATACCGATAAAAAGGCCCCCCTGGTTAAAAATTATATTTTCTCGGCCCTGGCAGGTACAACCTGGTTCCTGCAGTTCTTTTTTTATGGGATGGGCGAAAGTAAACTGGGCAACGGGGCCAGTGGATGGATCCTGCACATGGCCTGCATCATTCTGGTGGCCAATGGCTGGGGGCTGGTCTTTAAGGAATGGAGCGGGGTAAAGAAAAAAACCTTCGGTACCGTTGTAGCCGGCATTGTGATTCTCATTTTGTCTATCCTCATTGTAGGATACGGAAATTCTATCAAGTAAAAACAATTAATAAAATATCTATATGAATACTCGAACAAAGATTTTTAAACATGTAAGCTATTTGTGGGATGATGCAAAGGCTGCTGAAATGGCCGGAGATGAAGTAGCGTTGTTGATCTACCGTTCAAATTTATTAGGTGCCGACCTGCGTTTGACCAATTACGGCGGAGGCAATACTTCATGCAAGGCTATAGCCAAAGATCCGCTTACCGGACAGGAGGCTGAAGTGATGTGGGTGAAAGGCTCGGGCGGCGATTTAGGCACACTGAAGAAAAGTGGCCTTGCAGCACTGTATGTAGACCGGCTGCGCAACCTTAAAAATATTTACAGGGGACTGGAACATGAAGATGAAATGGTCGAATTGTTTAACCATTGCATTTACGACCTGGCCAGTAAAGCCCCCTCCATTGATACTCCTTTGCATGGGTTCCTGCCCTTTAAGCACGTAGATCACCTGCATCCCGATGCGGCAATTGCCATCGCAGCGGCCAAAGACGGAGAGCGTATCACCAAAGAACTGTTTAACGGCACTATCGGCTGGGTGCCATGGCAAAAGCCGGGTTTTGAACTGGGCCTGATGCTGCGCAAGTGCCTGGATGAAAATCCTGGTATCAGAGGGATCATGCTCGGTTCGCACGGACTGTTTACCTGGGGCGATACGGCTTATGAAAGTTATATCAACACCCTTGAAGTTATTGAAAGGTGTGCGGAGTACCTTGAAGAAAATTATGGAAAAAAAGGCCCGGTGTTTGGCGGGCAAAAAATAGAAAGCGCCGCAAAAGAACAACGCTTGAAACAGGCTGCGGCAATAGCGCCTGTATTGAGGGGCTTCTGCTCAAGTGAAAGAAACATGATCGGTCATTTTACCGATGATGCAAGGGTACTTGAATTTATCAATTCCCAGGACCTGGACCGCCTGGCGCCCCTGGGTACCAGTTGTCCTGATCACTTTCTACGCACTAAGATCAGTCCGCTGGTATTGAAGCTGGACATCAACGAAGACCTTGCCGATGTAAAATCCCTGAAAGAAAAACTAACACCGGAGTTTGAGGCCTACCGTAAAATGTATGCCGAGTACTACAACTCCTGTAAACATAGCAACAGTCCGGCTATTCGTGATGCCAATCCGGTCATCATTTTGTACCCGGGCATCGGCATGTTCTCTTTTTCAAAAGATAAGCAAACGGCGAGGGTCGCTGCAGAATTCTATACCAATGCCATCAATGTAATGAAAGGGGCGGAAGCCATTTCTGAATACACTTCTTTACCGAGACAGGAAGCGTTCAACATTGAGTACTGGTTACTGGAAGAAGCCAAGCTGCAGCGCATGCCTAAGCCGAAAGCCCTTACCGGAAAAATTGCCCTGATTACAGGCAGTGCCGGAGGGATAGGCAAGGCCATTGCTAAAAAGTTTGTAGAGGAGGGTGCCGTGGTGGTATTGAACGATATGAATGCAGAGCGCCTGGAAAGTGCAGGGGAAGAGTTTGAAAGTAAATATGGTAAGGATAGCTATGCCAAGGCTATGCTGAACGTAACCAGTGCTGAAGATATCTCGGCCGCGTTTGATGCTGCAGCATTGGCTTTTGGAGGGGTGGATATTGTGGTAAACAATGCCGGTCTTTCCATCTCCAAAACCATAGCCGATCATTCAGAAAAAGACTGGGACCTGCTCTACGATGTATTGGTGAAAGGCCAGTTTTTCATTACCCAGGCTGCTGCCGCGGTAATGCAGAAACAGGATATAGGAGGTGACATTTTGAACATTGTAAGTAAAAATGCACTGGTAAGTGGTCCAAACAATGCCGGTTATGGCAGTGCCAAGGCGGCACAACTTCACCTGAGCAGGTTAAACGCTGCAGAATTGGGTGCTGACCGCATCCGCGTAAATGTAGTGAACCCGGATGCCGTGATCAGCGACAGCAACATCTGGGCCGGAGGATGGGCCGAAGGCCGGGCAAAAGCTTATGGAATAACCGTGGCAGAGTTGCCGGCTTATTATGCAAAACGTACCTTGCTGAATGAAATAATTTTACCTGAAGATATTGCCAACGCCTGCTTTGCTTTTGTAGGGGGGCTGCTGAACAAATCGACAGGAAATGTGTTAAATGTGGATGGTGGTGTAGCCAATGCCTTTGTCCGTTAAAACCAGAAATGATGATATTAGAGAATTATCAGATAGATTCGCACAATAGCGAACTTTTAGCCAAACACCAGCGCAGGCTTGCCTTTATAGCTGATGAGGTTTCAGATGCCGAAGCAATTATACAGAAATTGATAGCTTTTCAGATCGGCATACCCAGCTGGGCCCTGGGTACAGGCGGCACCCGCTTTGGGCGCTTCTCTTCGGGAGGCGAGCCGCGTAACATCGAAGAGAAAATAGAAGATATAGGTTTGCTGCATAAATTAAATGCGGCAAGTGGTGCCATCTCGCTGCACATTCCCTGGGATACCGCAGATGATGTGCAGGCGGTTAAGGCCCTGGTAGCGCAGCACGGACTAAGTTTTGATGCCATGAATTCCAATACCTTCCAGGATCAGGCGGGTCAGGTGCATAGCTATAAATTTGGCTCCCTGCAACATGTCAGCAAAGCAGTGAGGAAACAAGCCATTGATCACAATATAGAGGTCATCCGTCAGGGCGTGGAACTGGGTTCTAAGGCACTTACTGTATGGCTGGCCGATGGCTCGTGTTTTCCCGGACAGCTCAACTTCCGGAAGGCCTTTCAGCATACTTTGGAAAGCCTGCAGGAAATTTATGCCGCTTTACCGGCCGACTGGAAGGTCTTTGTGGAGTACAAGGCCTTCGAGCCTAATTTTTATTCTACAACTGTGGGGGATTGGGGCCAGTCTTTATTGTATGCCAGTAAATTAGGCCCTAAAGCGTATACCCTGGTTGACTTGGGGCATCACCTGCCGAACGCCAACATTGAGCAGATCGTTTCCCTGCTGTTGATGGAAGGTAAGCTGGGCGGCTTCCACTTTAACGATTCCAAGTATGGTGACGATGACCTGACGGCCGGAAGTCTGAAGCCTTACCAGCTGTTCCTGATCTTCAATGAACTGGTGGAAGGAATGGATGCCCGCAACATGAAACACCATAGCGATCTGGGATGGATGATTGATGCCTCGCACAATGTCAAAGACCCGCTGGAAGATCTTTTACAGTCTGTTGAAGCCATCATGCTGGCTTATGCCCAGGCTTTGTCGGTAGACCGTAAGGCTTTACTGGAGGCACAGGAAACAAACGATGTGGCCCGGGCTCAGGAAATACTGCAGCAGGCTTTCCGGACCGACCTTCGTCCGCTGGTAGCCGAAGCACGATTACGTGCCGGCGCAGCCCTTGCCCCGCTGGAGCTGTTCAGAAAAATTAAAGTAAGGGAAGAACTCATTAAAAGCCGTGGTCTGAAAACCGTAGCGACAGGATTGTAACGGATGGAGGTAAAGATGAAGGCGGTTCCGGTAGTAGCGGTTTTTGATGTAGGTAAAACCAACAAGAAATTGTTCCTGTTTGACGAACAGTACAAAATTGTTTTCGAGCGCTCAGCAAGGTTTACTGAAACGGTGGATGAGGACGGTGACCCCTGCGAGAACCTGGAAAGCTTAAGGTTGTCCGTTTTTGACTCCTTAAGGGAGGTGTTCAGGAATCCTGCATTTGAGGTGAGGGCCATCAATTTTGCCACGTATGGTGCCAGCTTTGTTTATGTTGACGAAGATGGCAAAACTCTGGCGCCATTATATAATTACCTGAAGGAGTATCCTCCGGCACTGAAAGATCAGTTTTACGCTGCTTATGGAGGCGAGACTGAGTTCTCTAACCGTACGGCCTCTCCTGTGCTGGGTAGCCTCAATTCGGGTATGCAGCTGTACCGTATCAAGTATGAAAAACCAGAGCTGTTTAAACAGATCAGGTATGCGCTTCACTTACCCCAGTACCTGAGCTACCTCATTTCGGGTGAGGCCTATTCTGATCTGACGAGTATAGGCTGCCACACCAATCTCTGGGATTTTACCCGGAACGATTACCATGAATGGGTACGCAAGGAAGGTATAATAGATAAGCTGGCGCCTATCGTTCCCTCAGACAGTGTAATCCCGGCTGCTTTCCCGGGAAACAATTATGCCGTTGGTGCCGGTTTCCATGATAGCTCAGCAGCATTGGTGCCTTACCTGGTCAACTTCCACGAGCCTTTTGTCCTTTTGTCTACCGGTACCTGGTGCATCAGCTTAAACCCCTTCAACTCAAATCCGCTCACAGCAGATGAACTGGAAAACGATTGCCTTTGTTATTTACAGTATGAGGGAAAGCCTGTAAAAGCTTCCCGGCTGTTTGCTGGCTATGAACACGAACAGCAGGTAAAACGGATAGCAGCCCATTTTGGAACAGATGTGATTGCTTACCGCTCAGTATCTTACGAACCGCAACTCATTGTAGCGTTACAGGAGGCAAACAAGCCAGATGGATCGGGCGATCGGCAGGGCGGTGGACTGAAAGAGTCCCCTTTTGCTAAACGCGACTTAAATCAGTTCAGTTCAGACATTGCTGCTTATCACCAATTAATGCTGGATCTTGTTGGCCAGCAGTATATTTCTACAAACAGGGTGCTTGCGGGCACTGCGGTAAAACGCATATTTGTAGATGGGGGGTTCAGCAAAAATGTAATATTCATGAACCTGCTGGCAGCGGCTTTTCCTCAGCTGGAGGTTTTTGCCGCCCATATGGCCCAGGCCACTGCAGTAGGCGCTGCCCTGGCCATCCACAAGTCCTGGAACACAAAGCCTTTGCCGAACGATATTGTGGAGCTGAAATATTATGCCGCAGGCACGGTTTTGTCTTAAATTTTGTTAACTTAAGCCTTAACCTTAGCCGACGAGATGAAGCCGCTGAATTTTTTCGATTTTATCCATGTAGACGAATATTCTTCTACGCCTAAATACCTGCAGCTAACGAATTCTATCTTAAGCGGTATAGAATCCGGTAAGATTGAGCAGGGCTATCTGCTGCCTTCTATCAATGAACTGAGCTATGAACTGGATATTTCCAGGGATACTGCCGAAAAAGGCTACAAACACCTTAAAAAGATTGGCATTGTAGGCTCGGTGCCAGGCAAAGGCTATTACATCATCAGTACGGCTTTCAG from Pedobacter africanus includes:
- a CDS encoding glycosyl hydrolase, which translates into the protein MKPGRRNFIKISSIASLNVSLLGLKGSAAVLNDNSNELSASALSDLEANFIHPTDSSKSSCYWWWFNGLVNEAGITRDLEEFRAKGMGEVLLVNSSGGLGGVPFPQGAKFLSEEWKALYRHAMKEAKRLNIGVGINMSSGWCMGGPWIEPENSGRWYLQAEMDLQGPQKFSGKLPLPGNRTGYDKVFNPPGYKEYIDLPLEKLDYRDTAVVAIPLQQGRNHKINGRRAELLAAKSNHKDISNWAKSTEVMGPVSAPWENEAADAAIPVHQVIDLTDKVSKDGQLDWEVPAGSWRVIRTGHRMTGSRLMIAQPEGDGLSVDWYDHKGVDLQFENLGRMFIDEAAKVGNKPVYFCDDSFEDGFPNWTEKIIEHFKKYRGYDPRPYLPALSGYLVGSAEISDRFMHDYRKTLGDCMADEHYRHFADLCHKENMLVQNESAGPSRSGTISIDGLKNLGRSDFPMGEFWLGNNHEDESTIAPDKPYGVSRLDYGQNKVCKMVASAAHLYGKKTASAEAFTSMRHWLDYPGSLKQALDRAFCEGINRIAIHTSTATRPEDGKPGYEYGAGTHFNPNVTWWNKSGPFFDYVARSQYLLRAGSFVADVLYYNGDGVPNLVAQKHVDPQLGKGYDYDVCNEEVLLTRLTVKNGKITLPDGMSYRILVLPESTRMPLAVLQKISSLVKAGATIAGPKPLSDSGLKNYPDCDVELRSLAKALWGNAGEKLRIHTYGKGRVFDKEPIRNILLNDGIKPDFECSADAAIDFIHRSTPEAEIYFVTNKHGQPVLTDCSFRIKNRLPEIWDPVKGSISRQVDFKITDGRIRLPLKFEAFQSWFIVFPKSSTGTQAKKATHNYRELKPVQEISGPWQVQFDTRWGGPESITFENLQDWSLHSDNRIKYFSGTAVYTKQFEFALEPKAAGPVYLDLGTVKNIAEVSLNGRNLGIIWTAPWQVDISSALKKGKNELKIEVVNLWPNRLIGDAALPKEQRLTNTNISFKKDDKLLASGLLGPVVLKK
- the rhaT gene encoding L-rhamnose/proton symporter RhaT, with translation MQVLLGVIFHFIGGFASGSFYIPFKKVKGWAWETYWIVGGLFSWLIVPPLAAYLTIPGFMDIIAQTNGKILLLTYFFGVLWGIGGLTYGLGVRYLGISLGSTIILGLCSVFGALIPSLYYDFNPVAGKDSLSDMAGAQWGQMVLFGLLVCVIGIVVCGLAGSMKEKDLVASGKADPSNKEYKLGIGLIVSIVSGVLSACFAFGIDAGKDMAQHANEAWKVLNPGQGEFLFQNNVTYVVILWGGLTTNLFWCMLLNARNKTFGDYTDKKAPLVKNYIFSALAGTTWFLQFFFYGMGESKLGNGASGWILHMACIILVANGWGLVFKEWSGVKKKTFGTVVAGIVILILSILIVGYGNSIK
- a CDS encoding bifunctional aldolase/short-chain dehydrogenase, which encodes MNTRTKIFKHVSYLWDDAKAAEMAGDEVALLIYRSNLLGADLRLTNYGGGNTSCKAIAKDPLTGQEAEVMWVKGSGGDLGTLKKSGLAALYVDRLRNLKNIYRGLEHEDEMVELFNHCIYDLASKAPSIDTPLHGFLPFKHVDHLHPDAAIAIAAAKDGERITKELFNGTIGWVPWQKPGFELGLMLRKCLDENPGIRGIMLGSHGLFTWGDTAYESYINTLEVIERCAEYLEENYGKKGPVFGGQKIESAAKEQRLKQAAAIAPVLRGFCSSERNMIGHFTDDARVLEFINSQDLDRLAPLGTSCPDHFLRTKISPLVLKLDINEDLADVKSLKEKLTPEFEAYRKMYAEYYNSCKHSNSPAIRDANPVIILYPGIGMFSFSKDKQTARVAAEFYTNAINVMKGAEAISEYTSLPRQEAFNIEYWLLEEAKLQRMPKPKALTGKIALITGSAGGIGKAIAKKFVEEGAVVVLNDMNAERLESAGEEFESKYGKDSYAKAMLNVTSAEDISAAFDAAALAFGGVDIVVNNAGLSISKTIADHSEKDWDLLYDVLVKGQFFITQAAAAVMQKQDIGGDILNIVSKNALVSGPNNAGYGSAKAAQLHLSRLNAAELGADRIRVNVVNPDAVISDSNIWAGGWAEGRAKAYGITVAELPAYYAKRTLLNEIILPEDIANACFAFVGGLLNKSTGNVLNVDGGVANAFVR
- a CDS encoding TIM barrel protein, translated to MILENYQIDSHNSELLAKHQRRLAFIADEVSDAEAIIQKLIAFQIGIPSWALGTGGTRFGRFSSGGEPRNIEEKIEDIGLLHKLNAASGAISLHIPWDTADDVQAVKALVAQHGLSFDAMNSNTFQDQAGQVHSYKFGSLQHVSKAVRKQAIDHNIEVIRQGVELGSKALTVWLADGSCFPGQLNFRKAFQHTLESLQEIYAALPADWKVFVEYKAFEPNFYSTTVGDWGQSLLYASKLGPKAYTLVDLGHHLPNANIEQIVSLLLMEGKLGGFHFNDSKYGDDDLTAGSLKPYQLFLIFNELVEGMDARNMKHHSDLGWMIDASHNVKDPLEDLLQSVEAIMLAYAQALSVDRKALLEAQETNDVARAQEILQQAFRTDLRPLVAEARLRAGAALAPLELFRKIKVREELIKSRGLKTVATGL
- a CDS encoding FGGY-family carbohydrate kinase produces the protein MKAVPVVAVFDVGKTNKKLFLFDEQYKIVFERSARFTETVDEDGDPCENLESLRLSVFDSLREVFRNPAFEVRAINFATYGASFVYVDEDGKTLAPLYNYLKEYPPALKDQFYAAYGGETEFSNRTASPVLGSLNSGMQLYRIKYEKPELFKQIRYALHLPQYLSYLISGEAYSDLTSIGCHTNLWDFTRNDYHEWVRKEGIIDKLAPIVPSDSVIPAAFPGNNYAVGAGFHDSSAALVPYLVNFHEPFVLLSTGTWCISLNPFNSNPLTADELENDCLCYLQYEGKPVKASRLFAGYEHEQQVKRIAAHFGTDVIAYRSVSYEPQLIVALQEANKPDGSGDRQGGGLKESPFAKRDLNQFSSDIAAYHQLMLDLVGQQYISTNRVLAGTAVKRIFVDGGFSKNVIFMNLLAAAFPQLEVFAAHMAQATAVGAALAIHKSWNTKPLPNDIVELKYYAAGTVLS